The Sulfurovum sp. TSL1 genomic sequence TGTAGAAGCGATGAAAACCTATAGCAACAGATGGGTGGAACTGCCTGTTTCTCCTTCGGCCGAACAGTTCTCCCGTGTGATCTACCTGATGGTGGAACGTGTTTTGGCATGTACAGATATGCAAAATGGGGAGAGAGAGGTCAAGCTTCACAGTATCATTGTACATGAGACCGAGACGGGATATGCACAAGGGTTCAAAGAAGATGCCCATAGTGAACTGATGGGAACGATCAAGCTTGAAGATATTGTATTCTCTCCTCAAGTACAAAGTGAATGGAGCGACAGTGCACTTTGGGAAAAACTGCTGAATCATATTCACATTAAAAACCCAAAAAAAGTATAGATCCCTTTTTTTGGATATAATAGTAGCATAAACGAAAGAAGGAAAGAAATATGAAAAACAGTACATTACTTTCTCTTGTAGCAGCAGCGGTGTTGTTTACAGCATGTGGAGAAGAGACACAAAAAGTCGCAGCCGAAGTGAATACGACCAAAGTAGCTGAAGCCGTTCAAAAAGATACTCTCAATGCTGCAGAGGCAGCGAAGAGCAAAATAACCGAGACGGCAGAAGCAGCAAAAGTCGAAGCCGAAGAGATGGCGGATGCAGCAGCGGAAAAAGCGGCAGCAGCAAAAGCAGCAGCGGCATCCAAAGCAGCTGAGGCAGTGGAAGCCGTGAAGGAAAAAACAGCAGAGTTGACGGAATCTGAAGCAACGGCCATGACATCGGAAACACCAGAAGCCCCGGCAGCCTATGCAAAATGTACAGGGTGTCATGGTGCGAACGGTAAGACCAAAGCACTGGGTAAATCAGCGATCATAGCCGGTCAAGACAAAGAAACACTGATCACTTCACTCAAAGAGTACAAAGCCGGTACAAAAAATGTAGCGGGTATGGGTTCACTGATGAAGGGGCAGGTAGCAACGATGTCTGATGAAGAGATCGAAGCAGTAGCGGAGTATCTTTCACAAATCAAATAGCTTATAGAGGGTAAGGCCCCTCTTTTGCTATTAACGCGTAAAGAGATCTTCCTTTTGCGAAGCGGTCAATTCCCAATTGATCGGTAGTATCTTCACTATTCTGCCTTTTTCAAGCAGCGAGATCTCCGGTGTGGTGATGAGCATGGCATTGGCCTGCTCCAAAGGTGAGATCATTCCGGGAAGCTGTTTTGAGAACGGCATAAATGTCTCTCCGTCAAAGATACCTAAACGTACGGTATGTTTCCCTGATCTTAGTGTGAAATCCTCTTTTATCTGTGTGGATATCGTATGGTGATAATGGGCCTTCATACCGGACATTTTACGTATGGCAGCACGTACAAACATCTCATAGTTCACCATCGATGCAAGCGGGTTCCCGGGCAGGTTGATCACAACGGTCTCTCCTATGGTCCCAAACGCAGTTGGTTTGCCCGGTTTGATATCTACTTTGTCAAAGTGCAGTGTCATACCCAGGTTTGTAAAAGCCTCTTTGGTGAAGTCTCTGTCTCCCATACTGATACCGCCGGATGTGATGATGATATCCGCGTTCAACGCAGATCTGATAGCAGCGGTCAAAGACTCCAAAGTATCACCGGAACTTCCTATGTATTGTACTTCACATCCCAGTTCTTCGGCGCGTGCCAGGAACATAGGGGTATTCGAGTTGTAGAGCTGGTGCGGGGCTATTTTTTCGTAGTGCGGACGCAGTTCATCCCCGGTACCGAACACAGCCACTTTGATCTTGCGTGTCACCCGCAGATGGGTCACTCCCTGGCTGGCAAGCAGTGCGATGCTGTATGCCGTGACCTTCTCTCCTTTGTGCAGGTAGACGGTTCCGCTCTTGATATCTTCACCCGCACGTCTGATATGCGCGTCTTTTTTGATCTCTTCGGGTAGGGTGACCTGTGTGCCGTTGACCGTGGTATGCTCAACGGGAATGATGGCTTCACACCCCTTTGGAATCGGTGCACCGGTCATGATCTTGATGGCCTTTGCAGCCTGAAGCGTCATTTGAGGATCATCTCCGGCATAGATCACATCTGTACACTCCACGGTACTGTTCG encodes the following:
- a CDS encoding c-type cytochrome, with translation MKNSTLLSLVAAAVLFTACGEETQKVAAEVNTTKVAEAVQKDTLNAAEAAKSKITETAEAAKVEAEEMADAAAEKAAAAKAAAASKAAEAVEAVKEKTAELTESEATAMTSETPEAPAAYAKCTGCHGANGKTKALGKSAIIAGQDKETLITSLKEYKAGTKNVAGMGSLMKGQVATMSDEEIEAVAEYLSQIK
- the glp gene encoding gephyrin-like molybdotransferase Glp, translated to MPVSITQALDIIDKNTPVVNSEVIPIEMALGRVMSEDSIAAFDLPRFDNSAMDGYAVKCADANSTVECTDVIYAGDDPQMTLQAAKAIKIMTGAPIPKGCEAIIPVEHTTVNGTQVTLPEEIKKDAHIRRAGEDIKSGTVYLHKGEKVTAYSIALLASQGVTHLRVTRKIKVAVFGTGDELRPHYEKIAPHQLYNSNTPMFLARAEELGCEVQYIGSSGDTLESLTAAIRSALNADIIITSGGISMGDRDFTKEAFTNLGMTLHFDKVDIKPGKPTAFGTIGETVVINLPGNPLASMVNYEMFVRAAIRKMSGMKAHYHHTISTQIKEDFTLRSGKHTVRLGIFDGETFMPFSKQLPGMISPLEQANAMLITTPEISLLEKGRIVKILPINWELTASQKEDLFTR
- a CDS encoding 6-carboxytetrahydropterin synthase, translating into MLIRKLFKFENAHIVRDCTTQRCSENIHGHSYKIEVLLESNYLDDGQMVYDFGLTKRVIKELIDSFDHAITLWSKDDTKYVEAMKTYSNRWVELPVSPSAEQFSRVIYLMVERVLACTDMQNGEREVKLHSIIVHETETGYAQGFKEDAHSELMGTIKLEDIVFSPQVQSEWSDSALWEKLLNHIHIKNPKKV